A part of Halodesulfovibrio marinisediminis DSM 17456 genomic DNA contains:
- a CDS encoding SulP family inorganic anion transporter, translating to MSTASAYLKLFPFLSWLQTYSIKTLKLDINAGLSGAIIVLPQGVAFAAIAGLPPEYGLYSAIVPTIVAALFGSSRHLISGPTTAVSLVIYGNLSQLYTPLSSEYITAVFSLTLLTGIIQLLFGLMKLGTLINFVSHSVVVGFTSGTAILIGFSQLGNFTGIAFPSGSAFYEKLPHLINHINQISTPALTIGFVAMLISVFIQKYVPKLPHMLSALICGGIVAYILGGADAGIKLLGALPSHLPQFVIPNLSMTTVEQLGTSALAIAILGLTEALSIARSIAMQSKQHINTNQEFTGQGLCNIAGSFFSCYAASGSFTRTGVNYTAGARTPAAAVFAACFLAGILLLIAPVTAYLPIPAMAGVLMVVAFRLIDFHHIKGIMKTSRQEFGVMLVTLLSTLFLHLEFAIYVGVILSLLLYINKTSHPELASITLQRDEAGISSFVEVTSEKVLECPQIKIVRLRGEIFFGATNNIIESLHKEIDECPTQTKLLVILKAVTFIDIAGCEMFSSEREAFREKGCEMYLSSLNPEVRGMLNRAGVLQQFGNDHIFANKRVAIKKLAASVNTEKCTTCKARIFDECAGNTLALNLQ from the coding sequence GTGTCAACAGCTTCTGCTTATCTAAAACTCTTTCCTTTCCTCAGCTGGTTACAAACATACTCTATCAAGACCTTAAAGCTTGATATAAACGCAGGGTTAAGTGGAGCAATTATTGTACTTCCGCAAGGTGTTGCCTTCGCCGCAATCGCAGGTCTCCCACCAGAATACGGATTGTATTCTGCAATTGTACCTACCATTGTTGCAGCGCTTTTCGGGTCTTCAAGACACCTTATATCCGGTCCGACCACTGCGGTTTCACTTGTTATTTATGGAAACCTCAGTCAGCTATACACACCGCTATCTAGCGAATATATTACCGCAGTCTTTTCCCTGACACTCCTTACCGGTATCATCCAACTGCTATTCGGCCTGATGAAACTCGGAACGCTAATCAATTTTGTTTCTCACTCTGTTGTTGTCGGCTTTACATCAGGGACTGCAATACTTATCGGTTTCAGCCAGCTTGGTAACTTCACCGGCATAGCGTTCCCATCAGGATCTGCTTTTTATGAAAAATTACCTCATCTTATCAATCACATAAACCAAATAAGTACACCTGCCCTGACTATCGGGTTTGTCGCGATGCTTATTTCGGTTTTCATTCAAAAGTACGTCCCGAAACTCCCTCACATGCTCTCCGCACTTATTTGCGGTGGTATTGTTGCATACATTCTTGGTGGTGCAGATGCCGGAATAAAACTCTTGGGAGCTCTGCCTTCACACCTTCCACAATTTGTCATTCCAAACCTGTCCATGACAACTGTTGAGCAACTCGGCACTAGTGCTCTCGCCATAGCTATTCTAGGTCTCACAGAAGCACTCTCCATTGCACGCTCTATTGCAATGCAGTCAAAACAGCATATTAATACAAATCAAGAATTTACAGGACAGGGGCTATGCAACATTGCTGGCAGCTTCTTCTCCTGCTATGCAGCATCCGGCTCTTTCACACGTACCGGAGTAAACTACACAGCTGGTGCACGTACTCCAGCTGCAGCAGTCTTTGCAGCATGTTTTCTCGCTGGAATCCTGCTACTTATTGCACCTGTAACAGCCTACCTGCCAATCCCTGCCATGGCAGGAGTTCTCATGGTTGTTGCATTCAGGCTGATTGATTTTCACCACATCAAAGGCATCATGAAAACAAGCCGTCAGGAATTCGGAGTAATGCTCGTAACGTTGCTTTCCACTCTTTTCCTGCACCTTGAATTTGCAATTTATGTCGGTGTGATTCTTTCCCTCCTCCTGTATATCAACAAAACATCACATCCAGAACTTGCTTCCATCACCTTGCAACGGGACGAGGCAGGCATCTCTTCTTTTGTTGAAGTAACAAGCGAAAAAGTTCTTGAATGTCCACAAATCAAGATCGTCCGCTTACGCGGTGAAATCTTCTTTGGAGCCACTAACAACATTATTGAAAGCCTGCATAAAGAAATTGATGAATGTCCTACACAAACAAAACTTCTTGTGATACTTAAGGCTGTAACATTTATTGATATTGCAGGATGTGAAATGTTCTCTTCAGAACGAGAGGCATTCCGTGAAAAAGGCTGTGAAATGTATCTGAGTTCCCTGAACCCTGAAGTAAGGGGAATGCTGAACAGGGCTGGCGTTCTGCAACAATTTGGAAATGACCATATTTTCGCAAACAAACGAGTTGCGATTAAAAAACTTGCTGCTTCCGTCAATACTGAAAAATGCACTACTTGTAAGGCTCGCATTTTTGACGAATGCGCTGGCAACACCCTCGCATTAAACTTACAGTAA
- a CDS encoding methyltransferase domain-containing protein, translated as MGTSVDRTEQFCQKLCDILNYGALNTAMGIGYASGAFEALANFDEPAPCESIALQGGLDERYFQEWLGVMVTGGIVEVTEEYGVELYFLPKEYVPLLTRNGGNANLGVYTQEIPLLTQGVLNEVVSGMRNGEGISYAQYQPFYAFMEQLANAKHKQVLVDTFLPSVQNGVIVERLKQGIHVCDIGCADGLVLQLMAEAFPNSTFMGFDIAEESIEKAQKRAAEMGLKNIQFKVQDAAAEVVEAEQFDYIMAFDAIHDQTRPFEALRNIQLMLKSGGVFSMIDIAASSSVAKNKNHPMGAFLYTVSLMHCMPVGLVENGMGLGMMWGREQALELCSIAGFSSVEVYDIPEDGFNSHYLCYK; from the coding sequence ATGGGAACTTCTGTAGATAGGACTGAACAGTTTTGCCAGAAGCTGTGTGATATACTGAATTATGGTGCATTAAATACGGCAATGGGCATTGGATATGCGTCTGGTGCGTTTGAAGCGTTGGCTAATTTTGATGAACCTGCTCCGTGTGAATCCATTGCCCTGCAAGGCGGCTTGGACGAGCGTTATTTTCAGGAGTGGTTGGGGGTCATGGTTACGGGGGGGATTGTCGAGGTGACTGAAGAATATGGCGTCGAATTGTACTTCCTGCCTAAGGAGTATGTTCCGCTTCTTACTCGTAACGGTGGCAATGCCAATCTTGGTGTATACACACAGGAAATTCCATTACTGACTCAAGGGGTGCTGAATGAGGTTGTTTCTGGAATGCGGAATGGTGAGGGGATAAGTTATGCGCAATATCAACCATTTTATGCCTTTATGGAACAACTTGCGAATGCGAAACACAAACAGGTACTTGTTGATACGTTTCTTCCTTCTGTTCAGAATGGAGTCATAGTTGAACGCTTGAAGCAGGGCATCCATGTTTGTGATATCGGCTGCGCAGATGGTCTTGTTCTGCAGTTAATGGCAGAGGCTTTTCCAAATTCAACCTTTATGGGGTTTGATATTGCAGAGGAAAGTATTGAGAAAGCACAAAAGCGTGCTGCAGAGATGGGGTTGAAGAATATTCAGTTTAAGGTTCAGGATGCCGCAGCAGAAGTTGTTGAGGCTGAACAGTTTGATTATATTATGGCTTTTGATGCAATTCATGATCAGACTCGTCCGTTTGAAGCACTGAGGAATATACAGCTGATGCTCAAATCTGGTGGTGTTTTTTCAATGATTGATATTGCCGCGAGTTCCTCTGTTGCAAAGAATAAGAATCATCCTATGGGAGCTTTTCTGTACACAGTAAGCTTGATGCATTGTATGCCTGTTGGCTTAGTAGAGAATGGCATGGGACTTGGAATGATGTGGGGCAGGGAGCAGGCGTTGGAGCTGTGTTCAATTGCTGGTTTCAGTTCTGTTGAAGTGTACGATATTCCTGAGGACGGGTTTAATAGTCATTACCTGTGCTATAAATAA
- a CDS encoding prepilin peptidase, with amino-acid sequence MYILFAALLGLILGSFYSVCASRYGTGKTIIKPARSECPQCGHQLSVLENIPLVSFIIQKGRCKHCGVRIPFFYPLIEIFSMAWAVLAALHASSPAEWGALMIIGGICLVASAIDLQTFLLPDVLTYPGAVVILAASYAGVLHIDFIQSLLGAFIGAFALWAVAALYKLIRKIDGMGFGDVKFMLMLGALTGLDHLSIFVLIASLCALLFSIISLRKKVGISTTYIPFGPFLASGALLTYLYGNQIAAAIQ; translated from the coding sequence ATGTATATTCTATTTGCAGCTCTTTTGGGACTTATTCTCGGCAGCTTCTACTCTGTCTGTGCCAGCCGTTACGGAACAGGCAAAACTATTATTAAACCTGCCCGTTCTGAATGTCCGCAATGCGGACATCAACTTTCGGTCCTTGAAAACATCCCGCTTGTAAGCTTCATCATCCAAAAAGGACGCTGCAAGCACTGCGGTGTACGTATACCGTTCTTCTATCCACTAATTGAGATATTCTCGATGGCTTGGGCTGTCCTTGCTGCATTACACGCTTCCTCCCCAGCTGAATGGGGTGCGCTCATGATCATCGGGGGCATATGCTTAGTTGCGTCTGCCATTGATCTTCAGACCTTCCTTCTGCCGGATGTACTAACATACCCCGGAGCTGTGGTTATACTCGCCGCTAGCTACGCCGGCGTACTCCACATCGACTTCATACAATCCCTGCTCGGAGCGTTCATCGGTGCTTTTGCATTATGGGCAGTTGCAGCTCTCTATAAGCTTATTCGCAAGATCGACGGCATGGGATTTGGTGATGTTAAATTTATGTTAATGCTCGGGGCACTTACGGGGCTTGATCATCTTTCAATATTTGTCCTCATCGCCAGCCTATGTGCACTTTTGTTCAGCATCATATCACTACGGAAAAAAGTAGGAATATCTACAACATATATACCATTCGGCCCTTTTCTCGCTTCGGGGGCACTTCTTACGTATCTCTATGGAAACCAGATTGCCGCAGCTATCCAGTAA
- a CDS encoding sulfite exporter TauE/SafE family protein, translated as MEHVIFVALCWGVGGFINGIAGFGAALIAMPLITTMVPLRLAVPSCTILGVTLCLQMAWTYRKHIDFDRLKPIYIGTVPGAVVGITMMQEFPAHYLKLGMGIFLFIYALWGLFFEGKSQKVVHRGWGVVAGFCSTAISSSIGMGGPPTIVYTSLAGWAKDTVKAGIASYFIVSGVLVISLQTYAGIQTKETVMLFAAAAPAVMIGARLGVLLSRRIGEFTYRKVLFGMLAVMACIILRSAVTQLVAIA; from the coding sequence ATGGAACATGTTATTTTTGTAGCATTGTGCTGGGGCGTTGGTGGATTCATCAACGGTATTGCGGGCTTTGGTGCCGCGCTTATTGCCATGCCCCTTATTACAACCATGGTTCCACTGCGTTTGGCAGTACCAAGTTGCACTATTCTCGGCGTTACATTGTGCCTGCAAATGGCATGGACGTATCGTAAACATATTGATTTCGATCGGCTTAAGCCTATTTACATCGGCACTGTCCCAGGTGCTGTTGTAGGTATTACAATGATGCAGGAGTTTCCTGCTCATTACCTGAAGTTAGGTATGGGCATCTTTTTGTTCATTTACGCGCTGTGGGGACTTTTCTTTGAGGGCAAAAGCCAAAAAGTAGTTCACAGAGGCTGGGGTGTTGTAGCGGGATTCTGCTCAACTGCCATCAGTTCATCTATTGGCATGGGAGGTCCTCCAACTATTGTGTATACCTCTCTTGCAGGTTGGGCGAAGGATACTGTTAAAGCTGGTATTGCTAGCTATTTTATTGTGTCCGGCGTGCTGGTTATTTCATTGCAGACTTATGCCGGAATCCAGACCAAGGAGACAGTCATGTTGTTTGCAGCAGCGGCACCGGCTGTTATGATTGGTGCTCGTCTTGGCGTGCTGTTATCTCGAAGAATAGGTGAATTTACTTACCGTAAGGTTCTTTTTGGAATGCTTGCTGTAATGGCGTGTATAATCTTGAGAAGCGCTGTTACACAATTAGTAGCGATTGCGTAA
- a CDS encoding acyltransferase family protein has protein sequence MGENRLYFLDNLRASIIFIVVLLHVSLCYMMYAPNWWYVIDPVTSKFFTLLVVLIDVPIMPAMFFIAGYFALPSLRRHGAMEFLWQKVWRLFFPWVLGVVVLAPPTAFMIPFTRKLPVELFSFWTSTFWTEAFQHSVYWFLALLFWMFVGLTLLWKCIPALRELTRTPATAPLWFFPAFVAASAVCFYIVLQFFPVDYWFVSYLLSFQPERVFQHILYFSLGIWAWKYGWFTDGGYRPRKRAWLPVLAITMVVYLTAKMGFTTAHAPLWKKQLVLACSFATYCIASLMGWSALFSTWVNSSGRIWRSAADNSYGIYFLHALIVYWLVYVLIPVRCSIYLKAAVVFITAMALCWFLTAVILRKAPLLRRMF, from the coding sequence ATGGGTGAGAACAGGCTATATTTTTTAGATAATCTACGTGCTTCAATCATTTTTATCGTAGTTTTGTTGCATGTGTCTCTTTGCTACATGATGTATGCTCCCAACTGGTGGTATGTGATTGATCCGGTAACAAGCAAGTTTTTCACGCTGCTAGTGGTGCTGATTGATGTACCGATTATGCCTGCTATGTTCTTTATCGCCGGTTACTTTGCGCTACCGTCGTTGCGACGGCATGGAGCTATGGAGTTTTTATGGCAAAAGGTCTGGCGTCTATTCTTTCCATGGGTATTGGGCGTTGTGGTTCTTGCTCCGCCAACAGCATTTATGATCCCGTTTACACGAAAGCTTCCTGTAGAGCTGTTTTCCTTCTGGACAAGTACATTTTGGACTGAGGCGTTTCAGCATTCAGTATACTGGTTTCTTGCGCTATTGTTCTGGATGTTTGTCGGGTTGACTCTGTTGTGGAAATGCATTCCAGCGTTACGTGAGTTAACTCGAACTCCTGCAACTGCTCCATTGTGGTTTTTTCCTGCGTTTGTAGCGGCGTCAGCCGTGTGTTTCTATATAGTTCTTCAATTTTTCCCTGTAGATTATTGGTTCGTCAGTTACCTTCTTTCATTTCAGCCGGAACGAGTTTTCCAGCACATTCTCTATTTTAGTCTTGGCATATGGGCTTGGAAATATGGTTGGTTTACCGACGGAGGCTATCGTCCCCGTAAAAGGGCATGGCTGCCTGTTCTTGCTATCACTATGGTCGTATATCTCACTGCAAAAATGGGATTCACAACTGCACATGCACCGTTGTGGAAAAAACAGCTTGTCCTCGCCTGTTCTTTTGCAACGTATTGCATAGCATCACTAATGGGTTGGAGTGCTCTTTTTAGTACGTGGGTAAACAGCAGCGGGCGGATCTGGCGCTCGGCTGCAGATAACTCGTACGGCATTTATTTTCTACATGCCTTGATTGTTTATTGGCTGGTGTATGTTTTGATTCCCGTACGATGCTCGATTTACTTGAAAGCTGCGGTTGTGTTTATAACCGCTATGGCGCTTTGTTGGTTCCTTACAGCGGTTATATTGCGAAAAGCACCACTGTTGAGGCGTATGTTTTAA
- a CDS encoding DMT family transporter, with amino-acid sequence MVVFVKLILTAFLWGGTFVAGRLLSDGMGAFSAAFLRFLLASLCLIWIMYSRAGGLPVLDKKGWIGVWLLGATGVFAYNAFFFTGLQTVPAGRAAVIVSTNPIFITLLAALFFGEKLSSRKGLGICLSVTGATIAISRGDPVSLFTGGLSGGDFAIFGGVASWIAYSLLGKRMMGFLTPYAAITYSCITGTIMLLPFAIYEGMISDFSSYTVNHFLCIAYLGVLGTVIGFTWFYEAINTIGASRSAVFINFVPVAAILSGWFFLGEPLSLSLLAGVSLVVAGVYLTNSAAKRNA; translated from the coding sequence ATGGTGGTGTTTGTAAAACTTATTCTTACCGCATTCTTGTGGGGAGGAACATTCGTAGCTGGCAGACTGCTTTCGGATGGAATGGGAGCTTTTTCCGCAGCTTTTTTGCGGTTTTTATTAGCATCGCTCTGTCTTATATGGATTATGTATTCTCGTGCCGGTGGTCTGCCGGTGTTGGACAAGAAAGGTTGGATTGGTGTCTGGCTTTTGGGGGCAACCGGTGTATTTGCCTACAATGCATTCTTTTTTACAGGGTTGCAGACTGTACCTGCGGGGAGAGCCGCAGTTATCGTTTCAACCAACCCGATATTCATTACGTTGCTTGCGGCACTATTTTTTGGAGAAAAGCTTAGCTCCCGTAAGGGACTCGGTATTTGTCTGTCGGTGACAGGGGCAACAATTGCGATCTCTCGTGGTGATCCTGTATCGCTTTTTACTGGCGGTTTAAGTGGTGGAGACTTTGCAATCTTTGGTGGTGTGGCTAGTTGGATTGCTTATTCCCTGCTAGGGAAACGCATGATGGGATTCCTGACACCGTATGCGGCGATTACCTACTCCTGTATTACAGGCACAATCATGCTTTTACCGTTTGCCATTTACGAAGGGATGATAAGTGATTTTTCCAGTTACACTGTGAACCATTTTCTATGTATCGCGTATCTTGGTGTGCTTGGTACTGTCATCGGTTTCACTTGGTTCTATGAAGCAATAAATACCATCGGTGCGTCACGCTCGGCTGTTTTTATTAACTTTGTTCCTGTAGCTGCAATCCTTTCTGGTTGGTTTTTCCTTGGTGAGCCGCTTTCGCTTTCGCTGCTTGCAGGTGTAAGCCTCGTTGTAGCAGGTGTTTATCTGACAAACTCTGCGGCAAAGCGTAATGCCTAA
- the dhaK gene encoding dihydroxyacetone kinase subunit DhaK: MKKLINDPENVVNEQLQGLVAANSDLLLNLEPRFVYRENIPEGKVAIVSGGGSGHDPLHCGYVGNGMLDGACPGEIFTSPTPDQIYECAKQVHRGAGVLFLVKNYTGDVLNFETAAELCVMDGMRVQCVLIDDDVAVKGGGHTAGRRGIGITVLAEKIVGAAAQAGYSLEECADLCRRVNQNGRSMGVALSSCIVPIVGEPTFLLGSDEVEIGIGIHGEQGVERRCMSPMDELVENLVGRIFSDPAYVRVARELNLDTGQWEDVQLVSEPFVKGNEFIVLVNGMGGTPLGELYGVYRKLVAICEERGVSIIRNLVGTYISALEMQGCSISLLRADDEMVKLWDARVETPALRRFGRE; encoded by the coding sequence ATGAAAAAGCTTATTAATGATCCGGAAAATGTTGTGAATGAACAGTTACAGGGACTGGTGGCAGCAAATTCAGATCTTCTTTTGAATCTTGAGCCACGGTTCGTGTACAGGGAAAATATACCTGAGGGGAAAGTTGCCATCGTTTCTGGCGGCGGCAGTGGTCATGACCCACTGCATTGTGGATATGTCGGGAACGGAATGCTTGATGGAGCATGTCCCGGGGAAATTTTTACGTCTCCAACTCCTGATCAGATTTATGAGTGCGCAAAGCAGGTGCACCGAGGTGCAGGCGTGTTGTTTCTGGTGAAGAATTATACAGGAGATGTGCTTAATTTTGAAACTGCTGCCGAGTTGTGTGTGATGGATGGTATGCGGGTTCAGTGTGTCTTAATCGATGATGATGTGGCGGTAAAAGGCGGAGGACATACGGCTGGCAGGCGTGGAATCGGTATTACTGTGCTTGCTGAGAAGATTGTGGGGGCGGCTGCGCAGGCTGGGTATTCATTGGAAGAATGTGCGGACTTGTGCAGACGTGTGAACCAGAACGGACGTTCGATGGGGGTTGCTTTAAGTTCGTGCATTGTTCCGATTGTGGGGGAACCTACGTTTCTTTTGGGAAGCGATGAAGTTGAGATCGGCATTGGTATTCACGGAGAACAAGGCGTAGAGCGGAGGTGTATGTCACCCATGGATGAACTCGTAGAGAATCTTGTTGGACGTATTTTTTCAGATCCAGCCTACGTCCGTGTTGCTCGTGAATTGAATCTAGATACGGGCCAGTGGGAAGATGTGCAGCTTGTGAGTGAGCCTTTTGTAAAAGGTAATGAATTTATTGTGCTGGTGAACGGCATGGGTGGAACTCCTCTGGGCGAGCTGTACGGCGTGTACAGAAAACTTGTTGCTATATGTGAGGAGCGCGGCGTTAGTATTATACGAAATCTTGTGGGAACCTATATTTCAGCTTTGGAAATGCAGGGCTGCTCCATAAGCCTCCTGCGGGCAGATGATGAGATGGTGAAGTTGTGGGATGCACGGGTGGAGACGCCAGCTCTGCGTCGCTTCGGTCGTGAATAG
- the dhaL gene encoding dihydroxyacetone kinase subunit DhaL — protein sequence MLNKRIVLTWFERAAESMAANKDELGILDAAIGDADHGINMDRGFNKLRSELPKMEDLSLGEMLKRAGMVLLSSIGGASGPLYGALFLKGAITVGDANELDAAAFMTFLATGVAGLVERGRTEENEKTMYDVWAPVLREYKKNLDAGMGLEEILKACVDAAETGMKATIPMLALKGRASYLGERSIGHQDPGATSSYYLITALYESVRG from the coding sequence ATGTTGAATAAACGCATTGTGCTGACGTGGTTCGAAAGGGCTGCTGAATCTATGGCTGCCAATAAGGACGAACTGGGTATACTTGATGCCGCTATTGGAGATGCTGATCACGGGATTAATATGGACAGGGGGTTTAACAAGCTTCGTAGCGAGCTGCCGAAAATGGAAGACTTGAGTTTGGGAGAGATGCTTAAGCGTGCTGGTATGGTGCTTCTTTCCAGTATCGGTGGTGCAAGCGGTCCTTTGTATGGTGCATTGTTCCTTAAGGGAGCAATAACAGTTGGGGATGCAAATGAGCTTGATGCAGCAGCTTTTATGACATTTCTTGCTACTGGAGTAGCTGGACTGGTTGAGCGGGGAAGAACTGAGGAGAACGAAAAAACAATGTATGATGTGTGGGCGCCCGTGCTGCGTGAATATAAAAAAAATTTAGATGCAGGTATGGGATTAGAAGAAATTCTGAAGGCCTGTGTTGATGCAGCTGAGACAGGCATGAAGGCAACAATCCCCATGCTGGCTCTAAAGGGACGAGCAAGCTACCTCGGAGAGCGGAGTATAGGACATCAGGATCCGGGAGCAACATCGTCGTATTATCTTATTACGGCATTGTACGAGAGTGTAAGAGGGTAA
- the ptsP gene encoding phosphoenolpyruvate--protein phosphotransferase, translated as MVGIVLVSHSNLLVAGVLEVTEQMTKGTVPVFVACGTGDEENPIGTDPMRIHEAIVEAQQGDGVIVLMDFGSALLSTEAAVELLPEEEQGKVFLSPAPFVEGALAAVVQSAAGASVETILKEIASIMPTKSKQLGIEVRIPTAQKDENMPPSKEESEEISLVVPNHLGLHARPAARIAGTVGGYSSNVWLIRGSDSADARSLNQITMLTVQKGDVIQFRAVGADAKDVLKALQALANVNFGDVDKPDFRLRGERMPEGGIAAAPGSALGSVVWYRPTLPIVERKIVSDAEREMVRLAEAIAMARIELADLEHQASGNVETAEEAEFFALHSMLLDDPYITCSAHDYITKAKYNAEAAWAETIEKTMERYRTLQNEYVRGRVVDVLDVGSRVLRALTGEEFCGPKVENPAILIANDLGASDMANLDTKNVLGIVTQEGGAASHVAVFSRTLRIPAVVGVKRLISSLQDGDVIGLNGATGEVWISPDAGEQEKLTALRSQWDVHLQEVRKKAVEPAITRDGKSVRVEVNVKNVDEIPVALEAGADGIGILRTEYLYLNRDSAPSSEEQYQEYKRAAEMLNGEPLVVSTADLGGDIILPYMEKSPVERNVAFDRRGVRFSLAHRDLFVQQIKALIRLAAEYPIKVLVPMVSHLTELREVYGVFNEARVMLKKESIPAAPNVDLGVVIEVPASVFLADQLAREADFFVLGGDDLARYVMVFDVKNSVLGTEFTQLHPAILRIMRDIIRLAHESGIPVSVGGGITSNLQAVFVLVGLGIDSLAVSPTSLEQTKEMIRTIVTSEAKEVALEAMDLPDAESVKALVSMHCCMQY; from the coding sequence ATGGTAGGTATTGTTTTAGTTTCTCATAGTAATCTTCTGGTGGCAGGGGTTCTGGAAGTAACTGAACAGATGACGAAAGGGACTGTTCCTGTGTTTGTGGCTTGCGGAACAGGTGATGAAGAGAACCCTATCGGTACTGACCCCATGAGAATCCATGAGGCTATTGTAGAGGCGCAACAGGGAGACGGGGTTATTGTGCTTATGGATTTTGGCAGTGCTTTGCTTAGTACTGAGGCTGCCGTTGAACTCTTGCCTGAGGAAGAGCAAGGTAAAGTATTTCTGAGTCCAGCTCCTTTTGTGGAAGGTGCATTGGCTGCGGTGGTTCAGTCGGCTGCGGGAGCGAGTGTGGAGACAATATTGAAAGAAATTGCATCCATTATGCCTACAAAATCCAAGCAACTCGGAATAGAAGTGAGAATACCTACGGCGCAAAAGGATGAGAATATGCCTCCATCAAAAGAGGAAAGTGAAGAAATTTCATTAGTCGTCCCCAATCATCTTGGACTTCATGCTCGTCCGGCAGCTCGTATTGCAGGAACTGTTGGCGGATATTCTTCCAATGTATGGCTCATTCGGGGATCTGATAGTGCGGATGCACGCTCGTTAAACCAGATTACCATGCTGACAGTGCAGAAGGGGGACGTTATTCAGTTCAGAGCCGTGGGGGCGGATGCTAAAGATGTACTAAAGGCATTGCAGGCGTTGGCGAATGTGAATTTTGGTGATGTAGATAAGCCAGACTTTCGCTTGCGAGGAGAACGAATGCCGGAAGGTGGTATAGCAGCAGCACCAGGCAGTGCTCTTGGTTCAGTAGTTTGGTATCGACCTACCTTACCGATTGTCGAACGAAAAATAGTTTCAGATGCTGAAAGAGAGATGGTTCGTCTGGCGGAAGCTATAGCCATGGCCCGGATTGAACTGGCAGACTTGGAGCATCAGGCTTCCGGTAATGTTGAGACTGCAGAGGAGGCAGAGTTTTTTGCCTTGCATAGTATGTTGCTGGACGATCCGTACATTACCTGTTCTGCACATGATTATATAACTAAGGCAAAATATAATGCTGAAGCTGCATGGGCAGAGACTATAGAGAAGACCATGGAGCGATACCGCACTTTGCAGAATGAATATGTTCGGGGCAGGGTTGTGGATGTGCTTGACGTTGGTTCCCGTGTACTGCGCGCATTAACGGGGGAAGAGTTTTGTGGTCCTAAGGTTGAAAATCCAGCTATTCTGATAGCAAACGATCTTGGGGCGTCAGATATGGCTAATCTTGATACGAAAAATGTGTTGGGAATTGTTACGCAGGAAGGTGGTGCTGCTTCCCACGTGGCAGTTTTTTCCAGAACTTTGAGAATACCCGCTGTAGTCGGGGTAAAAAGGCTTATCAGTTCTCTTCAAGATGGAGATGTTATAGGACTTAACGGGGCTACTGGCGAAGTCTGGATTTCTCCGGATGCAGGAGAGCAGGAAAAGCTGACGGCATTGCGTTCTCAGTGGGATGTTCACTTGCAGGAAGTGCGTAAGAAAGCAGTTGAACCTGCGATAACACGTGACGGTAAATCTGTACGAGTTGAAGTGAATGTGAAGAACGTGGATGAAATTCCAGTTGCGCTTGAAGCCGGTGCGGACGGGATCGGTATCTTACGTACAGAATACCTTTATCTGAACAGGGATAGTGCACCTTCTTCAGAAGAGCAGTATCAGGAATATAAAAGAGCTGCAGAAATGTTGAACGGGGAGCCTCTTGTTGTTTCAACTGCAGACTTGGGCGGTGATATTATACTTCCATACATGGAAAAGAGTCCAGTAGAGCGTAATGTTGCTTTTGATAGACGTGGAGTTCGTTTCAGCCTTGCTCATCGTGATTTATTTGTTCAACAGATTAAGGCTCTTATTCGTCTCGCAGCGGAGTATCCAATTAAAGTGTTGGTTCCGATGGTTTCCCATTTGACAGAACTGCGTGAAGTGTATGGTGTTTTTAATGAAGCACGTGTCATGTTGAAAAAAGAATCTATACCTGCTGCGCCTAACGTAGACCTTGGAGTCGTGATTGAAGTACCTGCATCTGTATTTCTTGCTGACCAGCTAGCACGCGAAGCAGATTTCTTTGTACTTGGTGGTGATGATCTTGCACGGTATGTGATGGTATTTGATGTTAAAAATTCTGTATTAGGTACAGAGTTTACACAGTTACATCCTGCAATATTGCGGATAATGCGTGACATAATTCGTCTGGCACATGAATCGGGGATTCCGGTGAGTGTCGGCGGAGGAATAACCAGTAATTTGCAGGCAGTTTTTGTGCTTGTTGGGCTGGGAATAGACTCGCTTGCTGTATCACCTACTTCGCTTGAACAGACGAAAGAGATGATTCGCACCATAGTAACGAGTGAAGCAAAAGAGGTTGCTTTGGAGGCAATGGATTTACCGGATGCTGAAAGCGTAAAGGCTCTTGTCTCCATGCACTGCTGTATGCAGTACTAA